A window from Acinonyx jubatus isolate Ajub_Pintada_27869175 chromosome E1, VMU_Ajub_asm_v1.0, whole genome shotgun sequence encodes these proteins:
- the SLC16A6 gene encoding monocarboxylate transporter 7 isoform X2 → MTQKTSQLCSRANVYTQVPDGGWGWVVAVSFFFVEVFTYGIIKSFGVFFNDLMDSFNESNSRISWVISICVFVLTFTAPLSAVLSTRFGHRLVVVAGGLLVSTGMVTASFSRKLYHMYISIGIISGLGFCFSFLPTVTILSQYFDKRRSMVTAIASTGECFAMFAFAPAITALKDNIGWRYSLLFVGLLQLNIVVCGALLRPIIIKGPGSPKATAHEHRKEVQCMLENEKTRTSIDSIDSGVELTTSPKNVPSHANIELGPKANVQLVKASSKQSDKKAPLLDFSILKDTSFICYALFGLFATLGFFAPSLYIIPLAISLGIEQDRAAFLLSTMAIAEVFGRIGAGCIFNREPIRKIYIELICVILLTVSLFAFTFATEFWGLMSCSIFFGFMVGTVGGTHIPLLAEDDVVGIEKMSSAAGAYVFIQSISGLAGPPLAGNLPTRNPNPCLLSPYGLCWLLVRVLKPTGFCMVHRISELTGLEIT, encoded by the exons ATGACCCAAAAGACATCACAGCTTTGTTCCAGAGCCAATGTTTATACTCAAGTGCCTGACGGAGGATGGGGCTGGGTGGTGGCTGTGTCTTTTTTCTTCGTTGAAGTCTTTACATACGGCATCATCAAGTCATTTGGCGTCTTCTTCAATGACTTAATGGACAGTTTTAATGAATCTAATAGCAGGATTTCGTGGGTCATATCAATATGTGTATTTGTCTTAACATTCACAG CTCCCCTCTCTGCGGTCCTGAGCACTCGTTTTGGGCACCGTCTCGTGGTGGTGGCAGGGGGCCTGCTTGTCAGCACGGGAATGGTGACCGCCTCCTTTTCCAGGAAGCTGTACCACATGTACATTTCAATCGGCATCATATCCG GTTTGGGATTCTGCTTTAGCTTTCTACCAACTGTCACCATTCTATCCCAGTACTTTGACAAAAGGCGCTCCATGGTCACTGCAATTGCTTCCACGGGAGAATGTTTCGCTATGTTCGCTTTCGCCCCAG CAATCACGGCTCTGAAGGACAACATTGGCTGGAGATACAGTCTCCTCTTCGTGGGCTTGCTGCAGCTGAACATTGTCGTCTGCGGGGCATTGCTGAGACCGATTATCATCAAAGGACCGGGGTCCCCGAAAGCAACCGCACACGAACACCGGAAAGAAGTGCAATGCATGCTCGAAAATGAGAAAACACGCACCTCAATAGATTCCATTGACTCAGGAGTAGAATTAACTACCTCACCAAAAAATGTGCCTAGTCACGCCAACATAGAACTGGGGCCGAAGGCCAATGTGCAGCTGGTGAAGGCCAGCTCCAAGCAGAGCGATAAGAAAGCCCCTCTACTGGACTTCTCCATCTTGAAAGACACAAGTTTTATCTGTTATGCGTTGTTCGGTCTTTTTGCAACCCTGGGATTCTTCGCACCTTCCTTGTACATCATTCCCTTGGCCATTAGTCTAGGCATCGAACAGGACCGCGCTGCCTTCTTATTGTCCACCATGGCGATTGCTGAAGTTTTTGGAAGGATCGGGGCCGGCTGCATCTTCAACAGAGAGCCCATCCGGAAGATCTACATTGAGCTCATCTGCGTCATCTTATTGACTGTGTCTCTGTTTGCCTTTACTTTCGCTACTGAATTCTGGGGTCTGATGTCATGCAGCATATTTTTTGGGTTCATGGTTGGAACGGTAGGGGGTACCCACATTCCACTGCTTGCCGAAGACGACGTCGTGGGGATCGAGAAGATGTCTTCTGCGGCGGGAGCCTATGTCTTCATTCAGAGCATATCAGGACTGGCGGGACCACCTCTTGCAGGTAATTTACCTACACGAAATCCGAACCCTTGTCTACTATCCCCTTATGGGTTGTGCTGGCTTCTTGTGAGAGTCTTAAAACCTACTGGTTTTTGTATGGTCCATAGAATTTCAGAGCTGACAGGATTAGAGATTACCTGA